The DNA window TGGTTGAGCTGTAATCATGACATACACGGTTAAACCGATCATAACAAAGCCAAGAATTTGTGCAAAGCGGTCCATCGCACGTCCAGCTTCTTTGACGACAAAGATTCCGATGGCAAGCACGCCGCTCAAGATGGCACCGGTTTTAGGGTCGATTCCAAATAAAACATTCGTACCGAGTCCAGCGCCACCGATGTTTCCAATATTAAAAGCAAGGCCGCCCATTACTACCAGCAAGGCGAGGAAATACCCAAGACCAGGTAAAACATCGTTAGCTATGTCTTGAGCGCGTTTGCCGGATACAGCGATGATGCGCCATATATTTGTTTGCGCACCGATATCAATAATAATCGAAATTAAAATAACAAATCCAAAAGAGGCGAGTAAGGTTTCTGTGAAAACAGTTGTTTGTGTTAAAAATCCAGGCCCAATCGCTGAAGTAGCCATTAGGAAAGCGGCGCCAAGCAAGACACTACGATTGGTATTTTTCATTTTTGGTGTACTCTTCATCAAACTCCCCCTAAATATGTGTTAAACAAATTCTCCTACTTTGACCATGTTAATGTCTGCTCTTTTTAATGATTTTGAAATTTGAACTGCAAAATCGAGTGCATGAACACCATCACCATGAATGCAAATCGTATCTGCTTGTAGCGAAGCATCTGTTTGATCAACAGTTGTGACTTTATTTTCTTTTACCATGCGAATAACTTGATCGATCGCGATTTGAGAATCAGTAATTAAGGCATTGCTTTGTGTTCGTGGTGTTAACGAGCCGTCTTGTTGGTACGTACGGTCTGAAAATACTTCATTTGCTGTGCGCAATCCGATATTCTTTCCGGCTTTTACAATCTCACTGCCAGACAATCCAAACAGCACAAGTTCTGGATCAATTTTGTAAACAGCTTCTGCAATTGCTTCTGATAATGCGGCATCTTTTACAGCCATATTGTACAAAGCACCGTGCGCTTTGACATGCTGCAAGTGACCGCCTTCTGCTTTCACAAAACCTGATAAAGCACCAATTTGATAAACGACCAAGTCATAAGCTTCTTGAGGTGATAATGCAAGGTTACGGCGTCCAAAGCCAACTAAATCTTGAAGTCCTGGATGTGCGCCGATGCCAACATTTTTCTCAAGCGCTAATTTGACCGTTTTGCGCATCGTGGTTGGGTCACCCGCGTGAAATCCGCAAGCAATGTTTGCAGATGTTACATAATCAAGAA is part of the Planococcus sp. PAMC 21323 genome and encodes:
- a CDS encoding LamB/YcsF family protein, which encodes MTFKVDLNCDMGESFGAYKMGNDEEILDYVTSANIACGFHAGDPTTMRKTVKLALEKNVGIGAHPGLQDLVGFGRRNLALSPQEAYDLVVYQIGALSGFVKAEGGHLQHVKAHGALYNMAVKDAALSEAIAEAVYKIDPELVLFGLSGSEIVKAGKNIGLRTANEVFSDRTYQQDGSLTPRTQSNALITDSQIAIDQVIRMVKENKVTTVDQTDASLQADTICIHGDGVHALDFAVQISKSLKRADINMVKVGEFV